Proteins co-encoded in one Brassica rapa cultivar Chiifu-401-42 chromosome A02, CAAS_Brap_v3.01, whole genome shotgun sequence genomic window:
- the LOC103853619 gene encoding disease resistance-like protein CSA1 yields MVTTSSYSNVNVGPEVFISFRGEELRENFVSHLYKALRQSGINAFIDSDMVLGDKLITLFKTIKESKIALAILSSKYTASQWCLEELVKIMECSTNGEGCKNLVVIPIFYKVSTSIVDKLEGEFGVNLLNVWRRQPGGARNSRIVKWNAALQDMLSRAALIYDGSMEENAFVARIVEKVNDALSLIWSQSQAHPNLQKRGVEEIPNPPKFYNIALSSAEQRLKQLEEKLHMDSLDCNEDETRVLEIVGMAGIGKTYLAKKLFFKLETKLGRALIIEFDCDNSNRLEKRLVEGLLKKDDPSLIFADENSLEDWKNLLIEKKVVVVFDNVSDKKHLEPLMGNCDWIKKGSRIIITTRDKSLTEGLTVSHLYEVPGLNEREGLELFKAQIGTTLEGNYLELSRKYVDYVGGNPLALEAFGEEIRGKDEDHWEARLGTLSKVSSEKIGKVLRTCFDGLNQKQKDAFLDIAIFFRSKDEDYIKSLLESFDPDTSKAGNNCRELLDKFLIGVSDGRVEMNNLLLTMAMELVEASGGKYLLLPSDSAGSNTDALKNKEVSLNQQGKDKVRGIILDMSNMEEKPLDNQAFVSMSSLLYLKVYYSLCPTHSKAGCKLNLPDGIYFPKDNILRYLDWMRFPGKELPSDFEPMNLIDLRLPYSKTNRVWDCAKVAPKLKWVDLSHSSELTSISSLSDVPNLLRLNLEGCTSLKELPEEMKKMKKLVFLNLRGCTSLLSLPKITLDSLKTLILSGCSKLRTFEVISENLETLYLNGTAIDGLPPAIGNLHRLNFLNLKDCVNLATLPDCLGKLKSLQELKLSRCSKLGVFPDVKEIMESLRVLMLDGTSITEMPSSVIDLSSLRRLCLSRNDKISSLKFDMGHMFHLKWLELKFCTNLTSLPRLPPNLQCLNAHGCTSLRTVASSPDLRFSAEQIHSTFIFTNCHEMEQGSKNDIISYIQKKSELMSDDRYNQDFVFKALTSTCFPGCDIPAWFNHQALGSVLKLDLPQDLNTGRFIGVALSVVVSFKEYKHQNNRTLQVKCTCEFTNASLSPESFIVGGWSEPGEEPHTVESDHVFIGYTTWFNIKKHQQLSSANEVFLRFEVTNGTSAVAECEVMKSGFSLVYEVEVAENTSWEATSKLEKRISYKEDGYPSASPTKADSKRFIFNIFRKAQ; encoded by the exons ATGGTGACAACTTCTTCATATTCCAACGTCAACGTAGGACCAGAAGTGTTCATCAGCTTCCGAGGAGAAGAGCTGCGCGAGAATTTCGTCTCCCATCTCTATAAGGCATTGCGCCAGAGTGGGATCAATGCTTTCATAGACTCTGATATGGTTCTGGGCGATAAACTCATAACCCTTTTCAAAACAATCAAGGAGTCCAAGATAGCGTTGGCGATTTTATCGAGCAAGTACACGGCGTCACAATGGTGTCTGGAGGAGCTGGTGAAGATAATGGAATGTAGCACAAATGGGGAAGGATGCAAAAACCTAGTGGTCATTCCAATCTTCTACAAGGTGTCTACATCTATCGTCGATAAGCTTGAAGGTGAATTTGGTGTTAACCTATTGAATGTGTGGAGGAGGCAACCAGGTGGTGCACGAAACAGCCGGATTGTGAAGTGGAATGCGGCTTTGCAGGATATGCTGAGCAGAGCGGCTTTGATATATGACGGAAGCAT GGAGGAGAATGCTTTCGTGGCTAGGATCGTTGAAAAGGTTAATGATGCCCTATCCCTAATTTGGTCGCAAAGTCAAGCACACCCTAACTTACAAAAGAGAGGAGTAGAAGAAATCCCTAACCCTCCAAAATTCTATAACATAGCATTAAGCAGTGCTGAACAACGCctgaagcaattggaagaaaaATTGCATATGGACTCATTGGACTGCAATGAAGACGAAACTCGTGttcttgaaattgtcgggatgGCTGGTATCGGCAAAACCTATCTCGCCAAGAAGCTCTTCTTCAAGCTTGAGACGAAGCTTGGCCGTGCCTTGATAATTGAGTTCGACTGCGATAACTCGAATCGGTTGGAGAAGAGACTGGTGGAAGGTTTATTGAAGAAAGATGATCCCAGTTTAATATTCGCCGATGAGAATTCACTTGAAGACTGGAAGAATCTTCTAATCGAGAAGAAAGTCGTGGTTGTATTCGATAACGTGAGTGACAAGAAACATTTGGAGCCGCTAATGGGGAACTGTGATTGGATTAAGAAGGGGAGCAGGATCATTATCACGACACGGGACAAGTCATTGACCGAGGGATTAACTGTATCTCATCTCTACGAGGTCCCTGGACTGAATGAGAGAGAGGGTTTAGAGCTCTTCAAGGCTCAAATCGGCACTACTCTTGAGGGGAACTACCTGGAGCTGTCGAGGAAGTATGTTGATTATGTAGGAGGCAACCCATTAGCTCTTGAGGCATTCGGTGAGGAGATTCGTGGGAAAGACGAGGATCACTGGGAAGCAAGACTTGGAACACTCTCAAAAGTTTCCAGTGAGAAGATTGGGAAGGTGTTGAGAACCTGTTTCGATGGACTAAACCAGAAGCAGAAAGATGCGTTTCTTGATATAGCCATTTTCTTTAGATCAAAAGATGAGGACTACATCAAAAGCTTACTTGAATCTTTTGACCCTGACACATCAAAAGCTGGGAATAATTGTAGAGAGCTTTTAGACAAGTTCTTGATTGGCGTATCGGATGGCCGAGTAGAGATGAATAATCTACTATTGACAATGGCTATGGAGCTTGTTGAAGCAAGTGGAGGGAAATATTTGTTACTTCCATCAGATTCTGCAGGATCTAATACTGATGCCCTGAAAAACAAGGAGGTAAGTTTGA ATCAACAGGGAAAAGACAAGGTTAGAGGTATTATCTTAGACATGTCTAATATGGAGGAGAAGCCCTTAGACAACCAAGCTTTTGTAAGTATGAGTAGTCTACTCTACCTGAAAGTCTACTACTCTCTCTGTCCTACGCACTCCAAAGCTGGGTGCAAGTTGAACTTACCAGACGGAATTTACTTCCCAAAAGATAACATCCTCAGATATCTTGACTGGATGAGATTCCCCGGGAAGGAACTTCCATCAGACTTTGAGCCAATGAATCTTATCGATCTTAGGTTGCCTTATAGCAAGACTAACCGTGTGTGGGACTGTGCTAAG GTTGCACCAAAATTGAAGTGGGTAGATCTAAGTCACTCCAGTGAGTTAACTTCCATTTCAAGTCTATCAGATGTGCCAAATCTTTTAAGATTAAACCTGGAAGGCTGCACGAGTTTGAAGGAGTTACCTGAGGAGATGAAAAAGATGAAGAAACTTGTTTTCCTGAACCTAAGAGGATGCACAAGTCTCTTGTCTCTGCCAAAGATCACTCTGGATTCCCTCAAGACTCTCATTCTCAGTGGCTGCTCAAAGCTCCGGACATTCGAAGTGATTTCAGAAAATCTAGAAACTCTGTACTTAAACGGCACTGCAATAGATGGACTTCCTCCAGCCATTGGTAATCTCCACAGACTCAACTTCTTGAATCTGAAAGACTGCGTAAATTTGGCGACTCTTCCTGATTGTCTTGGGAAGCTGAAGTCACTTCAAGAACTCAAACTCTCTCGTTGCTCAAAGCTTGGGGTCTTCCCCGATGTTAAGGAGATCATGGAAAGCTTGCGGGTATTAATGCTTGATGGAACATCAATAACGGAGATGCCAAGTAGTGTTATCGACTTATCCTCCCTGCGGCGTCTATGCTTAAGCAGGAATGACAAAATAAGCAGCCTAAAATTTGACATGGGTCACATGTTCCATCTGAAGTGGCTCGAGTTGAAGTTTTGTACTAATCTCACATCTCTTCCGAGACTTCCACCAAATCTTCAGTGCTTAAATGCACATGGCTGTACTTCCCTAAGGACAGTCGCCAGTTCCCCAGACCTTCGGTTTTCGGCCGAGCAGATTCATTCCACCTTCATTTTCACTAATTGTCATGAAATGGAACAAGGCTCAAAGAATGATATCATATCTTATATCCAGAAGAAAAGCGAGTTGATGTCAGATGATCGATATAATCAG GATTTTGTTTTCAAAGCCTTGACCAGTACTTGCTTTCCTGGATGTGACATTCCTGCATGGTTCAACCACCAAGCATTGGGATCAGTCTTAAAGCTGGACCTTCCCCAAGATTTGAATACAGGCAGATTTATCGGGGTAGCTCTATCTGTTGTAGTCTCGTTTAAGGAGTACAAACACCAAAACAACAGAACTCTCCAAGTGAAATGCACTTGTGAGTTCACTAACGCATCCTTGAGCCCGGAAAGTTTCATAGTTGGCGGTTGGTCGGAACCAGGCGAGGAGCCACATACGGTTGAGTCGGACCATGTATTCATTGGCTACACCACATGGTTCAATATCAAGAAACATCAACAGCTTTCATCAGCTAATGAAGTTTTCCTTAGATTTGAAGTGACAAATGGTACAAGTGCGGTTGCAGAGTGCGAGGTGATGAAGTCTGGCTTCTCTTTGGTTTATGAGGTTGAAGTAGCTGAGAATACATCTTGGGAGGCAACTTCAAAGTTGGAGAAAAGAATCTCTTAT